From a single Flavobacterium sp. genomic region:
- a CDS encoding DEAD/DEAH box helicase: protein MAFQLRPYQSESIQRSVDFLKSETEKRSALVILPTGSGKSVVIAKILEPLEGKTVVLQPSKEILEQNYEKFSNYGKASIYSASAGEKRIDKVTFCTIGSVINKKHLFKGLKNIIIDECHLVNSDAGMYQEFIKAFPESKTLGLTATPYRLEQTSEGPQLTFLTRSNPRIFDDVLYYVQNDLLFNSGFLAELEYYNFDVIDRTKLEVNNSGTDFTQNSLRRYYKSIDMPSRIAKTAFTILNKRANVLIFCSLIEEAFSVQKKIPGSAVLTGDTKKQERERILSQFKNGKIKCLINVGVLTTGFDYPALEAVLIARSTMSLSLFYQIVGRVMRIFTYPNGTKKKGWVVDMGGNLNFFGKIETMKIIENQNGFSIWNNGRQLTNVPFQK, encoded by the coding sequence ATGGCTTTTCAACTAAGACCATACCAATCAGAATCAATACAAAGAAGTGTTGATTTTCTGAAATCAGAAACCGAAAAAAGAAGTGCTTTAGTGATACTTCCCACCGGTTCAGGTAAGTCTGTTGTAATAGCTAAAATATTGGAACCATTGGAGGGCAAAACAGTTGTCCTCCAACCTTCCAAAGAAATATTAGAACAGAATTACGAAAAGTTTTCTAACTATGGTAAAGCTTCAATTTATAGCGCATCAGCTGGAGAAAAACGAATTGATAAAGTTACCTTTTGCACCATTGGTTCAGTGATCAATAAAAAGCATTTATTCAAAGGATTGAAAAATATTATTATTGATGAATGCCATTTAGTAAATTCTGATGCTGGAATGTATCAGGAATTTATAAAAGCATTTCCCGAATCCAAAACATTAGGATTGACCGCCACCCCATACCGATTAGAACAAACATCCGAAGGACCACAATTAACATTCTTAACCCGAAGCAATCCTCGAATTTTTGATGATGTTTTATACTACGTTCAAAACGATTTACTTTTTAATTCTGGATTCTTAGCAGAATTAGAGTATTACAATTTTGATGTTATTGACCGAACAAAATTAGAAGTGAATAATTCAGGTACTGACTTTACCCAAAATTCATTAAGAAGATATTACAAGTCGATTGATATGCCTTCAAGAATTGCAAAAACCGCTTTTACAATTTTAAACAAAAGAGCTAATGTTTTGATTTTTTGCTCCCTAATTGAAGAGGCTTTTTCAGTACAAAAAAAGATACCTGGTTCTGCAGTTCTAACAGGCGATACAAAGAAGCAAGAACGTGAACGTATTTTGAGCCAATTTAAGAACGGAAAAATCAAATGTTTAATCAATGTTGGAGTACTTACTACTGGGTTTGATTATCCCGCCCTAGAAGCGGTATTAATCGCCCGTTCCACTATGTCTTTATCCTTGTTCTATCAAATAGTTGGTAGAGTAATGCGAATTTTTACTTATCCAAACGGAACAAAGAAAAAAGGGTGGGTTGTAGACATGGGTGGAAACTTGAATTTCTTCGGAAAAATTGAAACCATGAAAATTATTGAAAACCAAAACGGCTTTTCAATTTGGAACAATGGTCGCCAATTAACAAACGTCCCATTTCAAAAATAG
- a CDS encoding HNH endonuclease — MSNTNKLLSIVNVNLRFNDRYKLQYIDADSYNKILDLLSVMRKSKEITSEDYHLTKGIYKHFNSNFYKIKNLEFEEPRRVAQKFIGRKKIRNFIFNRDKNKCLKCGCNKRLQIDHIIPIYKGGENKISNLQTLCGRCNSIKRDNYADYRK; from the coding sequence ATGTCTAATACAAATAAACTTCTTTCTATTGTAAATGTCAATCTAAGATTTAATGATAGGTACAAACTTCAATATATTGATGCTGATTCTTATAATAAAATACTGGATTTACTTTCGGTAATGAGAAAATCCAAAGAGATAACTTCAGAAGATTATCATTTGACAAAAGGTATTTATAAACACTTTAATTCTAATTTTTATAAAATAAAGAATTTAGAATTTGAAGAACCAAGAAGAGTTGCTCAAAAGTTTATAGGTAGAAAAAAAATTAGAAATTTTATTTTCAATAGAGATAAAAATAAGTGTTTGAAGTGCGGTTGTAATAAAAGACTACAAATCGATCATATAATTCCAATTTACAAAGGAGGAGAGAATAAAATATCTAATCTACAGACTTTATGTGGTCGATGTAATAGTATTAAACGAGATAATTATGCAGATTATCGTAAATAA
- a CDS encoding DUF6291 domain-containing protein encodes MAEEKKSVIVYAEWIELFESLQDDEAGKLIKHFFRYVNDLDPVFPDRITELSFIPIKQTLKRDLKKWSQSKEEKSINGRKGNLKRYYLDLYKMFEQGKITLEQAEDIAKTRKNSLPDSDATKNVAKLAVNVNDNVNVNANVNVLSKDNIIIPEIENFGSVAIEDFNFSHSKILKFESPSWLESVAMQQKIKIEEIQNKIDEFVLFLTTTETQHKSKKAFLEHFINWLTKKNNSEKNGKQQIAGSNGTKTAYKFDAARIIETNVGKT; translated from the coding sequence ATGGCAGAAGAAAAAAAATCGGTTATAGTTTACGCTGAATGGATAGAACTATTCGAAAGCTTACAAGACGATGAAGCAGGTAAATTGATAAAGCATTTTTTTAGATATGTTAATGATTTAGATCCAGTCTTCCCTGACAGAATAACTGAATTGTCATTTATTCCTATAAAACAGACCTTGAAACGAGATTTAAAAAAATGGTCTCAAAGCAAAGAAGAGAAAAGTATAAACGGAAGAAAGGGAAATCTAAAGCGCTACTATTTAGATCTTTATAAAATGTTTGAACAAGGAAAAATAACATTAGAACAAGCAGAAGATATTGCAAAAACTCGCAAAAACTCGCTACCCGATAGTGATGCGACAAAAAACGTCGCAAAACTCGCTGTTAATGTAAATGATAATGTTAATGTAAATGCTAATGTAAATGTATTATCTAAAGATAATATAATAATACCCGAAATTGAAAATTTCGGTTCTGTTGCTATTGAAGATTTTAATTTTTCACATTCAAAAATTTTAAAATTTGAAAGTCCTTCATGGCTCGAATCAGTCGCGATGCAACAAAAAATTAAAATTGAAGAAATTCAAAATAAAATTGATGAATTTGTTTTGTTTTTGACTACGACTGAAACACAACATAAATCAAAAAAAGCATTTTTAGAGCATTTCATTAATTGGCTAACCAAAAAAAATAATTCAGAGAAAAATGGAAAACAACAAATCGCTGGTTCCAACGGAACAAAAACAGCATACAAGTTTGATGCAGCTCGAATCATCGAAACCAATGTTGGCAAAACTTAA
- a CDS encoding DUF4942 domain-containing protein, with protein sequence MFHSEFYPTPKEVLYMMQLDCKDKVILEPHAGKGNIVDFCKENGAKEVLTMEINKDLQEIIKRKSTLIGDDFFQCKPEQVSHINAIYMNPPFSNADKHILHAWEVAPEGCEIVSLCNYSTIDAKYGRLHVLIRDYGITENLGDCFTEAERKTGVEVGMVRLFKPLASKEFEFEGFFMDEEEEEDQGNGILQYNEVRALVNRYVGTMKAFDKMKYELDALNHLISGIGMSSVTLEISSERMVTTKEQFSKIIQKRSWKHIFNKLNMEKYVTSGVMKDINKFVETQEKVPFTMKNIYRMLNIIVGTREQTFNRALEEAVDNFTKHTHENRFGVEGWKTNSGYMLNKKFICEGIVETSWGGGSLQVRYNSYSGNKIDDLVKVLCNITAKNYNDIGTLYRFNFDKVKHEKSFEIKPNEWYEFGFFNVKFFKKGTMHVKFKNMDDWYRLNYAYGQLKGFSLPETYKK encoded by the coding sequence ATGTTTCATTCTGAATTTTACCCAACACCAAAAGAGGTGTTATACATGATGCAATTAGATTGCAAAGACAAAGTAATACTTGAACCACACGCAGGAAAAGGAAATATTGTTGATTTCTGCAAAGAAAATGGAGCTAAAGAGGTCTTGACAATGGAAATAAACAAAGACCTTCAGGAAATTATAAAAAGAAAATCCACTTTGATCGGTGATGATTTTTTCCAATGTAAACCAGAACAGGTTAGCCACATCAACGCTATTTACATGAATCCTCCATTTTCCAATGCTGATAAACACATTCTTCATGCTTGGGAAGTTGCTCCAGAAGGTTGCGAGATAGTATCACTTTGTAATTACTCAACGATTGATGCTAAATATGGAAGGCTTCATGTATTGATAAGAGATTATGGAATTACTGAAAATTTAGGTGATTGCTTTACAGAAGCCGAAAGAAAAACAGGTGTTGAGGTTGGAATGGTTAGACTTTTTAAACCACTTGCAAGTAAAGAATTCGAGTTTGAAGGTTTCTTTATGGATGAAGAAGAAGAGGAAGATCAAGGAAACGGAATACTTCAATACAATGAAGTTAGAGCTTTAGTAAACCGATACGTTGGAACCATGAAAGCATTTGATAAAATGAAATATGAGTTAGATGCTTTGAATCATTTAATTTCTGGTATTGGTATGAGTTCGGTTACTTTAGAAATAAGTTCCGAAAGAATGGTTACTACAAAAGAGCAATTTTCAAAGATTATTCAAAAACGCTCTTGGAAGCATATTTTCAATAAACTAAATATGGAAAAGTATGTTACTTCTGGAGTAATGAAGGACATTAACAAGTTTGTTGAAACACAAGAAAAAGTTCCTTTTACAATGAAGAACATTTATAGAATGCTCAACATAATTGTAGGAACGCGAGAACAGACTTTCAATAGAGCATTAGAAGAAGCTGTTGATAATTTCACAAAACACACCCACGAAAACAGATTTGGAGTTGAAGGTTGGAAAACGAATTCAGGTTATATGCTTAACAAGAAATTCATTTGCGAAGGAATTGTTGAAACATCGTGGGGAGGTGGAAGTTTACAAGTGCGTTATAATTCTTATAGCGGTAATAAAATAGATGATTTAGTAAAAGTCTTATGTAATATCACTGCTAAGAATTACAATGATATAGGAACTCTTTACAGATTTAATTTCGATAAAGTAAAACATGAAAAAAGCTTCGAAATTAAGCCTAATGAGTGGTATGAGTTTGGATTTTTTAACGTGAAGTTTTTCAAAAAAGGAACGATGCACGTAAAATTCAAAAACATGGATGATTGGTATAGACTAAACTATGCCTACGGACAATTAAAAGGGTTTTCACTTCCAGAAACTTATAAGAAATGA
- a CDS encoding S24 family peptidase gives MKDLTEKIYKEKKMQRVSWNTLAENLPISGEALRVSFVRDSVDENYLNEVCKKLKINTYNKKEDKNIETVEEPTTNYYYPDVNASAGLETEMQNDELNRIPINIPNWERGIAFINVYGDSMYPKFCNGEIIGIKEVEPQYINYGYAYVVIFNDGQVFLKYIRKGKDNEHWVLDSENPKYESREYHLSLIKKIFIIKGVITKTTM, from the coding sequence ATGAAAGATTTAACAGAAAAAATATATAAGGAAAAAAAAATGCAACGAGTAAGCTGGAATACATTAGCTGAAAATTTACCTATATCTGGTGAAGCATTAAGAGTTTCTTTTGTTAGAGATAGTGTTGATGAAAACTATCTTAATGAAGTATGTAAAAAATTAAAAATAAATACATATAATAAAAAAGAAGATAAAAACATAGAAACAGTAGAAGAACCAACAACTAACTATTATTATCCAGATGTAAATGCAAGCGCTGGTTTAGAAACCGAAATGCAAAATGATGAACTAAACAGAATTCCTATTAATATTCCTAATTGGGAACGAGGAATAGCATTTATAAATGTTTATGGAGATAGCATGTATCCAAAATTTTGTAATGGAGAAATAATAGGTATAAAAGAAGTTGAACCTCAATACATAAATTATGGATATGCCTATGTTGTAATATTTAATGACGGTCAAGTGTTTTTAAAATATATAAGAAAAGGTAAAGACAACGAACACTGGGTTTTGGATTCCGAAAACCCAAAATATGAATCAAGAGAATATCATTTATCATTGATAAAAAAAATATTTATAATTAAAGGAGTAATAACTAAAACAACTATGTAA
- a CDS encoding AAA family ATPase: protein MKTIKLISIALTNFKGLKSTTINFEDNTQIYGANGTGKTTIADAFTWLLFGKDTTDRKDFEIKTLDHNGKVIPQIDHEVSATLLIDNDPLTLRRVLKENWVKKRGNEEREFSGNVTELYWNDVPMSVTEFTKKVSEILPEQVFKMITSPVYFNSIKWQDRRNLLIDIFGEVSNEEVAKGNTAFEKLLEKLTQGKTLEDYKAQISASIKKAKEDLKAIPARIDEVFRGKPEAQDFRVLEIEIEGYSKKLEKVDSELADANKAYNSKLDAQRSDKLKANNIKSDIEIIEQNAKKEAQARLKPDTSVLDTLVKEKNAKNQELESFENALKTLETKKDGITNQSKSIEKQIADKRQQWHDENDKVLEFKEDDCNCPTCKQALPSGDIENKKAEAMQNFKTSKLQKLKQIENEGQNLATQKSNLEAEFKTIVDRIETGNTAFKNCKEELKSIIDKIEIENNNTSKSGLESKTEEEIFKSLLDANQKYQELLIELEAIESSIVEVPAVDNSELVEKRKALVSEIDLIKAKLQSKSQIEIADKRMLELQTEEKNLSQQIANVEKEQFVIENFIKAKVDALENVVNSKFNYVKFKMFEEQINGGLRETCEAMVNGVPYSDVNTASKINAGLDIINVLSEFYGINAPIFVDNAESVHTLIDTESQMIKLIVSEQHKVLTATEIVQHELFAS, encoded by the coding sequence ATGAAAACAATTAAATTAATCTCAATCGCTTTGACAAACTTTAAAGGTTTGAAAAGTACAACTATTAACTTCGAAGATAACACGCAAATCTACGGAGCTAACGGAACAGGTAAAACAACCATCGCAGATGCTTTTACATGGTTGCTTTTTGGTAAAGACACCACCGATAGAAAAGACTTTGAAATCAAAACTTTAGATCACAACGGAAAAGTAATTCCGCAAATTGACCACGAAGTTTCTGCAACCCTTTTAATTGATAACGACCCTTTAACCCTTAGACGAGTTCTAAAAGAGAATTGGGTTAAGAAAAGAGGTAATGAGGAAAGAGAATTTTCTGGAAATGTAACGGAGCTATATTGGAATGATGTTCCAATGTCTGTAACGGAATTTACTAAAAAAGTAAGTGAAATATTACCAGAGCAAGTTTTCAAAATGATTACTTCTCCAGTTTACTTTAATTCAATTAAATGGCAAGACAGAAGAAACCTTTTGATTGATATTTTCGGGGAAGTTTCAAACGAAGAAGTTGCAAAAGGAAACACCGCTTTTGAAAAGCTATTGGAGAAACTTACACAAGGTAAAACCCTTGAAGATTATAAAGCGCAGATTTCCGCTTCAATCAAAAAAGCAAAAGAAGATTTGAAAGCTATTCCTGCTCGAATTGATGAGGTTTTTAGAGGTAAACCCGAAGCACAAGATTTTAGAGTTTTAGAAATTGAAATTGAGGGGTATAGTAAAAAACTTGAAAAAGTAGATTCAGAACTTGCAGATGCAAATAAAGCCTATAACTCAAAATTAGATGCACAGCGAAGCGATAAGTTAAAAGCTAATAACATCAAAAGCGATATTGAGATAATCGAGCAGAACGCAAAAAAAGAAGCTCAGGCAAGATTGAAACCTGATACTTCGGTTTTAGATACATTGGTAAAAGAAAAAAACGCCAAAAATCAAGAATTAGAATCTTTTGAAAATGCTTTGAAAACTCTTGAAACTAAAAAAGATGGCATTACCAATCAAAGCAAGTCAATTGAAAAACAAATCGCTGACAAACGCCAACAATGGCACGATGAAAACGACAAAGTTTTAGAGTTCAAAGAAGATGATTGCAATTGCCCTACTTGTAAGCAAGCATTACCAAGCGGTGATATTGAAAACAAAAAAGCAGAAGCAATGCAGAACTTCAAAACTTCAAAACTTCAAAAGCTAAAACAAATCGAAAACGAAGGGCAAAATTTAGCTACTCAAAAATCAAATTTAGAAGCCGAATTTAAAACGATTGTTGACAGAATCGAAACAGGAAATACTGCTTTTAAGAATTGTAAAGAAGAACTTAAATCTATTATCGATAAAATCGAAATCGAAAACAATAACACTTCAAAATCCGGTTTAGAAAGTAAAACAGAAGAGGAAATCTTCAAATCACTTTTAGATGCAAATCAAAAGTATCAAGAATTGTTAATCGAACTTGAAGCGATTGAAAGTTCAATTGTAGAAGTTCCTGCAGTAGATAATTCAGAATTAGTTGAGAAACGAAAAGCATTAGTTTCTGAAATCGATTTAATCAAAGCGAAGCTTCAAAGCAAATCACAAATCGAAATTGCAGACAAACGAATGTTAGAACTACAAACCGAAGAAAAGAATCTTTCTCAACAAATTGCCAACGTAGAAAAAGAACAGTTTGTAATTGAAAACTTCATTAAAGCGAAAGTTGATGCTTTGGAAAATGTAGTGAATAGCAAGTTCAACTACGTTAAGTTTAAAATGTTTGAAGAACAAATCAACGGAGGTCTTCGTGAAACTTGTGAGGCAATGGTTAATGGCGTTCCTTACTCGGATGTTAACACCGCTTCCAAAATTAATGCTGGTCTTGACATTATCAACGTACTTTCTGAATTCTACGGAATTAACGCACCAATCTTTGTTGACAACGCTGAAAGCGTTCACACCTTAATCGATACAGAAAGCCAAATGATTAAGCTAATTGTATCGGAGCAACACAAGGTATTAACAGCTACTGAAATTGTACAACACGAATTATTTGCATCGTGA
- a CDS encoding PcfK-like family protein, whose product MSVSTAFKAQIENHLKELATKDELFATTLKKENKNIDDCITYILNEVQKSGKMGFADEEIYGMAVHYYDEDDIQIGKKVSAKVVVNHSIDAPKPKKEAKQNPVQDQPKEVKKPAKPKVEKQQASLSFEFPE is encoded by the coding sequence ATGAGCGTATCAACAGCATTTAAAGCACAAATCGAAAACCACCTTAAAGAATTAGCAACTAAGGACGAGTTATTCGCAACTACCTTGAAAAAGGAAAACAAAAACATCGATGATTGTATAACCTACATTCTTAATGAAGTTCAGAAATCAGGCAAAATGGGATTTGCAGACGAGGAAATTTACGGAATGGCAGTTCACTACTACGATGAAGACGATATTCAAATCGGTAAAAAAGTAAGCGCTAAAGTAGTGGTTAATCACAGCATCGATGCTCCAAAACCTAAAAAAGAAGCAAAACAAAATCCGGTGCAAGACCAACCAAAAGAGGTTAAGAAACCAGCAAAGCCAAAAGTAGAAAAACAACAAGCTTCTTTATCGTTTGAATTCCCAGAATAG
- a CDS encoding RecT family recombinase has product MSAENTTAVAVKKDISTQVLAKIETFQKSGELTLPRDYNPENALKSAYILLSDPKNNILAKCSKESVAEALLKMVVYGVSPIKKQCYFIPYGDKLECSISYAGNIVTAKRYGKLKSIKANAIFEGDEFEFEVDAVTGRRKVVKHKQTLESVGGLKLKGAYAVYELTDGTFDVEVMNMAQIQAAWGQGGAGGNSPAHKKFPDQMACKTVINRACKLLISSSDDSVLYDPLEEDKVIDVTDANVQHEIKTEANKEPLTFDTSKIEEAEVVDDEIVKPFPNQELQFEEKENPVKPNF; this is encoded by the coding sequence ATGAGTGCAGAAAACACCACCGCAGTAGCAGTCAAAAAAGACATTTCTACTCAAGTACTAGCAAAAATTGAAACTTTCCAAAAATCAGGAGAGTTGACATTGCCAAGAGATTACAATCCAGAGAACGCTTTGAAATCGGCTTACATTCTTCTTTCAGACCCAAAGAATAATATTTTAGCAAAATGCAGTAAAGAATCGGTTGCAGAAGCATTGCTTAAAATGGTTGTTTACGGAGTTTCTCCTATCAAAAAGCAATGTTACTTTATTCCTTATGGCGATAAATTAGAATGCTCAATTTCTTACGCTGGTAACATTGTAACAGCTAAACGTTACGGAAAATTAAAATCAATCAAAGCCAATGCAATTTTTGAAGGCGATGAGTTTGAATTTGAAGTTGATGCTGTAACGGGAAGAAGAAAAGTAGTTAAGCACAAACAAACGCTTGAAAGTGTAGGTGGTTTGAAATTAAAAGGCGCTTATGCAGTTTATGAACTTACTGACGGAACATTTGACGTTGAGGTTATGAACATGGCACAAATTCAAGCCGCATGGGGTCAAGGTGGAGCAGGCGGAAACTCACCAGCACATAAGAAATTTCCAGACCAAATGGCGTGCAAAACAGTAATCAACAGAGCATGTAAATTATTGATTAGTTCTTCTGACGATTCAGTTCTTTATGATCCATTGGAAGAAGATAAGGTAATTGATGTTACAGACGCTAATGTTCAACACGAAATCAAAACAGAAGCCAACAAAGAACCTTTAACTTTTGATACTTCAAAAATTGAAGAAGCGGAAGTTGTAGACGATGAAATTGTAAAGCCATTTCCAAATCAGGAGTTGCAATTTGAAGAAAAAGAAAATCCAGTAAAGCCTAATTTCTAA
- a CDS encoding helix-turn-helix domain-containing protein: MNPQNQIAIDFTQLHHTENKICNQEHFERNKERFSNQCKIVYEALLRGERLTTTKALLNYGIGDLRRRIKDLKDIWNVPVQDEYVEGKFKEYFLTN, encoded by the coding sequence ATGAACCCACAAAACCAAATAGCAATAGATTTTACACAATTGCATCACACCGAAAATAAGATATGCAATCAAGAACATTTCGAACGAAACAAAGAGAGATTTTCTAATCAATGTAAAATCGTTTATGAGGCTCTTTTACGAGGTGAAAGGCTGACAACTACCAAAGCATTATTAAACTACGGAATTGGCGACCTAAGACGTAGAATTAAAGACCTCAAAGATATTTGGAACGTTCCAGTTCAAGATGAATATGTTGAAGGAAAATTTAAAGAGTATTTTTTAACTAATTAA
- a CDS encoding MBL fold metallo-hydrolase: MKLRIIGTGSKGNAYILGNENEALLIEAGVNIKEIKQALDFDYSKVVGCVVTHEHLDHCKSANDLMRLGIDVYTGAKTHQKINGDVIHRAMPIASRETIKLGNFKIMAFDVKHDAVEPLGFLIEHKDCGKVLFLTDTYYCKYTFPGLNNIIIEANYSKEIIDKKYGPDSDKEFLRDRILQSHFSLANCKDMLKANDLRQVNNIVLIHLSDSNSDEKQFHKEVSELTNKNVHVASNGMVIDFKKTPF; this comes from the coding sequence ATGAAACTTAGAATCATTGGTACAGGTTCAAAAGGTAATGCCTACATTCTCGGAAACGAGAATGAGGCTCTTTTGATTGAAGCAGGAGTAAACATCAAAGAAATTAAGCAAGCCTTAGACTTTGATTATTCAAAAGTAGTTGGATGTGTCGTAACGCATGAACATTTAGACCATTGTAAATCAGCTAACGATTTAATGAGATTAGGAATAGATGTCTATACAGGCGCAAAAACGCATCAAAAAATTAACGGAGACGTAATTCATAGAGCAATGCCTATTGCTTCGAGAGAAACTATAAAGCTAGGAAACTTTAAAATAATGGCTTTTGATGTTAAGCATGATGCTGTTGAACCTTTAGGTTTCTTAATCGAACACAAAGACTGCGGAAAAGTTTTATTCCTAACCGACACTTACTATTGCAAGTACACCTTTCCTGGACTAAACAACATTATCATTGAAGCCAACTATTCAAAGGAAATCATTGATAAGAAGTACGGACCCGATAGCGACAAGGAATTTTTGAGAGACAGAATTTTACAATCACATTTCTCATTAGCCAATTGCAAAGACATGTTAAAAGCAAATGATTTACGCCAAGTAAACAACATTGTGCTTATCCACTTATCGGATAGTAATTCCGATGAAAAGCAATTCCATAAAGAAGTTTCAGAGCTAACAAATAAAAACGTGCATGTGGCTTCAAACGGAATGGTAATCGACTTTAAAAAAACACCTTTTTAA